In the Vibrio sp. FE10 genome, GTAAACCCAAAGGCAATCTTAACGCGTGGGGTAGAGACATAATGAAACCTTATCCTAGAAGCATAATTACAAATATAAGAAAAAGAATAGCAGCTGCATGGTTAAGGCAGGGTTAAGGCTCAGGTTTTTGTTTTGATAAATTATGAGGTCTTTGGAAAAGGATGAAGGCTCTTCCCCAACAACTTAGGCAGCGTGCGTATTTACTATTGATTACAAAGAAAAGGAACAAGTTAAGGTGATTAGTTCTCCGGTTGTGTTAGTTCTTACCTTGTGTTGTTTGTTTTATTGATTTAGTACCCCGTCAGCTCCATATATCCAGTACCTGAGTGTGTTCCTTCAATCACAATAGAACCTTCCCAATAGGGAACTGATAGGGGCGGTTACGAGTTTTTTGATTTACTCGGGCGATCAAAGAGTGGCAAGCTCGATTTTATTTTGGACGATGGGAGGCTTAGGGCTTGCTCGTTGGAATAACTTAATTTTTGCCTTAATTGGCGTGTTGTGTCTTATTGTTTTAGTGATTAAACGTTATCGCGAACTCGACACTTTGTTAGTGAGTGAACAGACCACAAGCTCATTAGGGATCAATGTTCACCGCCTGCAAAGTGAGATTTTTCTTTGTTGTGCGTTTTGCACTGCATCGATTGTTTCAATGACGGGCGTGGTGGGCTTTATTGGCTTGATGGTGCCTCATCTTGTTCGACCGTTTTCAGGTGTGACTCACAAGCGAGCTATTCCTTTGATCGCCTTGTGGGGATCGGTTCTCTTATTGTTTGAGGATTTAGTCAGTCGAACCATATTAGCGCCACAAGAATTGCCTGTTGGGATTGTGACAGCGGCGCTAGGTGGGTTGTTTGTCTTATATCTTGTTTGGCGCAAGTAGCTTGTTTATTGAATCAGGGAAACTCATCAAAAATGGAGCTTAGGAACGGCTCCAAGCTCCAATCAGTTGGGCACTTTCGATCTCTATTCTTGGGGTTGAAAGTGCCTTCTTAGATCCATGCAAACCTAAACCGGAAGCAAGATGATCTTGCGATCTTGCTTCTACTGCCTCTTTTGGGCTTGTGATGGTGTGTAGCTGCCACTCTGAGAGGCAACGATGAGACATTAGCAACCACAGATGTGTAAGTTGGCAACTCCTTTCCGCAGGAGGGTTGGCATATTGCTTTTCATCAGCTTTCTTCAGTGTGCTCTCGGTTTGAGCTTTGTATTCTAACTGTATTGCTCTTTGAAGAGCGTCATTCCCATTCTTGCACTGTTGCAATTTTAATTCGTATTTGGAGGTATTAATCATTCCAATGGCCGTCGTTAAAATTGATTTGGGTGGGTTGTTGTTTAAAGCATCGGCTCGCAACGTTAAGTTAGAATTGGAAAGCGAACATCATCATGAAAAAACTTATTGCCTTCACATTGATTTTACTGGGTGCAGCGTTCGGTGCTAATGCCAGTACCTATGAAGAGCTCAGTTGGGATGACCTTATTCCAGAAAGTGAAAAGACGATGCAATATAACTTCGGAGGCGAAGCTTCCGCTAAGCAATCTCTAGTTAGACATGCAATTCGCCCTGAGTTGAATCAGAGAAAAATTAGGATTGCCGGATATTTTGTTCCATTAGAATCTGATGGTGAAACGATCTCGCAGCTCCTACTCGTTCCCTATGCGGGTGCGTGCATTCATGTGCCACCGCCACCAGAAAATCAAATCATTTATGTGCAATTCAAAGAGCCAATGCCTATAGAAAAATTCCAAAGCGTCATTTATGTGAGTGGGACCATCAAGGCAGAGGTTACGGTTAACGAGTTAGCAAATAGAGTGGGATATTCTTTGGAAGGCTTGGAAGTTGAGCCATACGAATAACCTCGTAATGTTCGCAGGGAGTGTGTCAACTATTGTGAAGCTAGAGGTTTATTACAGACCTGATAGAAAAAAACCTGCTTCGGCAGGTTTCTTTGTTTGGATTACTCTCCTTTGGAAGATCAAGTCTCTGGCATTTGAGTTTCCTCTAAATTGAAGAGTGAGTCGTATCCTAGGTATTTTCAATACAAGGGGGGTAATTACGATTACGAATTCCCCCATGACTTCCAAGATTGCCTCGGTTATTTCAGCGTCGCTATTTTTAAAGTTGCACTCGATAAGTTGGCTATCATTGATCGCATTAAGCTTGGAGTCATGCTCGATCACAACGATTGAGTATTTGGTTGTAGCGTGCTCGCTAGAAACCATGACTTCGTAGATGCGATTCCCGTCTTCATCCGTGTCAATTGGTATAGTCATACCTGATACGTAAACTTCCGCTCCAAGGAAGAAAGGTTCGTGTTCTATCAAGATTTCACGCAGCGGTAGTTGATGAATTTGTTCAATTCTTTTGCGTTGCTTGTAGCTGAAATTTCATTCTTTTTACTCTTGCACTCAAGCAATAATCAAAACGACTTCGAGCCATTTATCTAAACCTGCACACAAAATAAACTCTCTCCCTAAATCGACTATCGAATAAAGCGTTAATCAAGGATCGCGTTGAAAGACCACCGACGGCTGCGGCTAGGCGGGGTTCATTCATCCTTGATTTAACCTTCAGACACCTATGAATTGCTTGAGATTGAATCTAATAAAACTTCGTTCTTATTCCTTGTGTCATCAGTAATTAACAGTAAGAAAAATAATGAAAAAATTAGTCACTATATCATTGACACTATTGATGGTTGGATGCAGTTCTCCTGACTCTCCGGCTGATCGTGAACAAGCTCGCCAAAAGGTCAACAAAGTTTCAAATGAGGTCGTTAACAGGATCAGCGAGCACTATGTTGAGGTTCCGGAACAGATGGAATATGCCTACGGGTACGCGACTGTGCGAATGTCTGAGGTTCAACTTCCTATATTAGGTAAGTCATCAGGGATTGGATCCATATACAACAATACTGATGGTACTGTTACGTATATTGACGTCGATAAATATGACTTAGGTGCGGGGCTTGCGCTGCATCAATATGATGGCATCGCCATATTTGATACTGAGGAACAGTTGGAAGCCTATAAAGAGGGTAACTGGCATTTATCCTTTGCAGCAAATGCTAACCTTGGTGGCAGTGGCGGAAGGTCAAAAGCCACTATTTTAGATGGTGACCTTGATGTTCCAGTATATCTACTCGATTATTCTGGTGCTTCTGCGGGGACAAGTGCACAAGTTATGTCTACGTCCATCAACTATGACCTGACTGAGACTGGCTTGGGTGATCGTCAGACTGCAAACAAAGAAGTTGAAAAGACAACAACTGCCAAGAATTGGAATCGTGCTCTTCCATTTTATGCACAAAACGTTATTGATAAAGGCTATTCATTGCCTAAGCCTTTCGGGGTCAGTGTCGTTTATACAGATACTTACCAGTATATGGACATCACAGGTTTAAATGTAGGTATCAACGGTTCCCAAAAGTACCCAATTGATTTTGTATCCTTTCACAACAGCAGTAATGACACTCAATCTCCCCAATTAAAATTGGACGCTTGGTTGTTCCCTTTTATGAATGTGTTTGGGTCGGTTGGGAAAATAAGTGGTACAGCTGATCTTGGTATTCAATTTAGTGGTGACGATCTTGTTGGGCAACTTGGAACAGACTGTAGTGGAAGGCTTAAGCCCTTTGTATGTCGTTTAAGGGGTAAAGATCCGCTTTATAACGTCACTGCTGACTTGAGAGGCACCAACTATACAGTCGGAACTATTCTAGCTACTGGGTGGCATGATTATTTCTTTACTGTACCGATGTCGGCGACCTACGCAGATATGCGTAAAAATGATGCTGAAGGTTTAATTGTTAATATTACTCCTCGTATTGGTAAAGTATTTCCTGTTAAAGGATCCCAATCTATTGCGCTATATACTGGTGCAACATATATCGATAGTACTTTAACGCTAACGGGAACTTATACCTATGAAGGTGTTGGGATAGATTACAACGTAAAGCAAAGTAATGTCGATAAATGGTCCGGTCTGGTTGGTGCTAATTATACGTTCAATAAGGATTGGTCTGTATCTGCTGAATATGGGTGGGTAAGCGATCGTAAACACCAATTCGTATCTACATTAAATCGAAGATTTTAAAACCGTTCTAGATTAGTCTCTGTTTAATTTTTAGCATTAATAGTCTGGATAGATAATATCTAATATAAATTGTTAGTTTGAGAAATTACAATGAACAAAATTAAATCAATCATAGTTATGCTCTTACCAATGG is a window encoding:
- a CDS encoding DUF3299 domain-containing protein, which codes for MKKLIAFTLILLGAAFGANASTYEELSWDDLIPESEKTMQYNFGGEASAKQSLVRHAIRPELNQRKIRIAGYFVPLESDGETISQLLLVPYAGACIHVPPPPENQIIYVQFKEPMPIEKFQSVIYVSGTIKAEVTVNELANRVGYSLEGLEVEPYE